The following are encoded together in the Desulfococcus multivorans genome:
- the brxL gene encoding BREX system Lon protease-like protein BrxL — protein MVNTEKLRTAFPDTTVYKDPNIVAIFKAASIPSFLRDWILKRKAESDGRIHDAEALRKYIYEIIPRQENLLELKDAARSEGLTKKFLAKIEIQFSVRSNEYTFAIPELGLGHAETLIDDYVWNRIKNDVVKTAGGWGLVQLGYCSPGDDKPRGCFTLLEYKNFCPYTIDLDAYREARSQFTAEEWLDVVLGAIDYNPEGYEDWVQKHTVLTRLLPFIEPRLNLVELAPKGTGKSYLFGRVGKYGWLVSGGTLTRAKMFGDINGKSPGLVATNDFVALDEIQSIKFHDPSEMQGGLKAYMESGEITVGKNRIIGGAGVILLGNIPQTEMDETRDMFQRLPGVFHESALLDRFHGFIRGRDIPRMSENLKINGWALNTEYFSEIMHLLRQPAETLIYRHVVERLVDYPINADTRDTEAVLRLCTAYLKLMFPHVADPNGIDRWEFKRYCLRPAVQMRTVIRQQLQKIDPLEYGGKNIAAYTLHEVEQ, from the coding sequence ATGGTAAATACTGAAAAATTGCGGACGGCATTCCCGGACACGACGGTATATAAGGATCCGAACATCGTGGCGATCTTCAAAGCGGCGTCGATTCCGTCGTTTTTACGGGATTGGATTCTGAAGCGTAAAGCGGAGTCTGATGGTAGAATCCACGATGCTGAGGCGTTACGAAAATACATTTACGAAATCATACCTCGCCAGGAGAATTTGCTGGAACTGAAGGACGCCGCACGAAGTGAGGGACTCACGAAGAAGTTTCTGGCCAAAATTGAAATTCAATTTAGCGTGCGTTCCAATGAGTACACGTTTGCGATTCCGGAATTGGGGCTTGGGCATGCTGAAACGCTGATTGATGATTATGTCTGGAACCGAATCAAAAATGATGTCGTAAAAACGGCTGGTGGCTGGGGACTGGTACAACTTGGGTACTGCAGTCCAGGCGATGATAAGCCCCGAGGATGTTTCACGCTTTTAGAGTACAAGAATTTTTGCCCGTACACGATCGATCTGGACGCCTATAGAGAGGCTCGCAGTCAGTTTACGGCCGAAGAGTGGCTCGACGTTGTTTTGGGAGCGATTGATTACAACCCGGAGGGATACGAAGATTGGGTTCAGAAACACACGGTGCTGACGCGCCTGCTGCCGTTCATTGAGCCACGACTGAATCTGGTGGAACTGGCTCCGAAGGGAACGGGTAAGTCTTATCTGTTCGGGCGGGTAGGTAAATACGGCTGGTTGGTAAGCGGAGGGACGCTGACGCGGGCGAAAATGTTCGGCGATATCAATGGAAAGAGCCCTGGTCTGGTCGCAACGAACGACTTTGTAGCGCTGGACGAAATCCAGTCAATCAAATTCCATGACCCGAGCGAGATGCAGGGCGGGTTGAAAGCCTACATGGAAAGTGGGGAAATCACGGTCGGCAAGAATCGTATCATAGGTGGGGCCGGTGTCATTCTGCTGGGGAACATCCCGCAAACAGAGATGGACGAAACCAGAGACATGTTCCAGAGGCTGCCGGGAGTGTTTCACGAGTCGGCATTGCTGGATCGATTCCACGGTTTTATCCGCGGGCGCGACATCCCACGTATGAGTGAGAACCTTAAAATCAACGGTTGGGCGCTGAACACTGAGTATTTCTCTGAAATTATGCATCTACTGCGCCAGCCGGCGGAAACATTGATTTACAGGCATGTCGTCGAAAGACTGGTGGATTATCCTATAAACGCTGACACACGAGACACGGAAGCGGTTTTGCGGTTGTGCACGGCCTACCTTAAACTAATGTTTCCGCATGTCGCAGATCCAAACGGAATCGACAGGTGGGAGTTCAAACGGTACTGTCTGCGTCCCGCCGTGCAAATGCGCACGGTGATCCGGCAGCAGTTGCAGAAGATAGACCCGCTTGAATACGGAGGGAAAAACATAGCCGCATACACGTTACACGAGGTAGAGCAATGA
- a CDS encoding HGGxSTG domain-containing protein, translating to MSTKSEDQPIICGAKTRSGALCQNPPELGRRRCRIHGGAKGSGAPQGNKNAWKHGFYSAEAIARRRDARRLVKESRELMSMMNQISGISA from the coding sequence ATGAGTACAAAATCAGAGGATCAACCTATCATCTGCGGTGCTAAAACCAGGTCCGGAGCCCTCTGCCAGAATCCGCCCGAGCTGGGTAGGCGCCGTTGCAGGATTCACGGTGGTGCCAAAGGCAGCGGTGCCCCCCAAGGCAATAAGAATGCCTGGAAACACGGGTTTTACAGTGCTGAGGCGATCGCCCGGCGGCGAGATGCCCGGCGTCTGGTTAAGGAGAGTCGGGAGCTGATGTCAATGATGAATCAGATTTCCGGGATCTCGGCATAG